TTAAGGTGAATTATTATGTCATATATAGGCTATGACTCCTTATTATTCAAGATCGTTGATTATCCTGAGTTAGGGAACAAAGCAGGAGATCATGACCATAGCCTTCGATGATGAAACTCATGCTAACAGCATCTCACatagaaaacaaatttcaaGAGATAGCTTTGCCCTTTACACTGTGTTTACGTATTCATGACCTGGAGACACGGAATACATTGATTCCTCAAGTTTTTCATCTGCTTGCTCTTCCACAAGCAATGCGGCACAGTTTGAAAATTTCTTGGAAAACACTGAAAGCTCCTTTCTGAAAGAGTAGAAGTGTCGAGTGAatcttttcactttttatttagATGTTACATATTCTTGGTATTTTTATCTGCTCCTGTTTAATTTTTGTAACTTCTAATTAAAAGAAGGGTAAATTCAAGATTATGAAACATTGACTAGAAATCATCGTTAATGAGTCTCTAAGCAGACTGGCTCTGTAAGGGCAGCTCAGCACAGTGGCTTTTTCTTAATGAGAAGTTAGTGAAGGATAATGGATTCCTGCACATCTTCTAAGTCACTGCATATAAGTGTGTGACCATACCACTGAAAAGAAACCCGAAAGACAAACTCAGCATGCCATAGCTCTGAAAACAGAATTGAGGTCTGACTGCTTTTTTACAACTGAGCATTTTGAGTTGAAGTGCTTGCAtcttttgcaatttcttttaCACAGTGAATCTCACATCTTTTTTGAACAAAGTGAGACAAGAATTGGTGGCTCCTACAAAAAAGCAATTTACAAAGAATATACAGATGGCTCTTTCACTGAACATAAAAAAAGGCTTGCAGAGGAAGCACACCTTGGACTCCTAGGTAAGAAAGTCTAAAATTTTTTTGTGTCAAAGATTTATGAGAGTGAACAGTCACTTCCACTGGTTAGTAAGCAGTGCTCCAACCTCCAAGGAGAAGCCCTTAGCTCTCGCTGCCTCCAGCAGTCACTAGTGCCTGTGGTTTCCCCCAAGGTGTAAAGAAGCTCTTGACGCAACGCTGCCACGGTACCCAGCTTCCCTGCAGGAGCATGCCATGGTCTCCAAAGGTCAGGCTCTTAATTACAAGGCCAGGCTAGGCAGATCTAGTTCTATTGACAACCTTGCTGCTCCTGGCGTGGGTTGGTGCTAATGTTTGTAAATCACTTTCCAAAGGGATGGAACTGTCCTGAAAGTCACTGGGCCTCCAAGTGAACTGGAATTGGTTGCTGCTGGGCAGTGGTGTGATTCAGGCCACGTGCCAGGGACCTGGCCTGTGGCCACAGAGGCCCAGGGGCATTCCTCGTGCAAGGGAAAAAGGAGCCAGCCACTGCATGCCATAAATTCAGGGTGACCATTTGATAGAAATATCCCATAATTAGACCGTGTACACTTTTCCAGGACCTGTGATCAGGGCTGAAGTGGGCGAGCGCATCAGGGTGACCTTCCGGAACAAGGCCAGGCGCCCGTTCAGCATCCAGCCGCACGGCGTGCGCGTCCgcaggagcggggccggggcgcgcTTCGGCAGCGGTGAGCGCTGcccctgagctgcaggtgagAAATGAAAGGATGTGCGCTCGGCATCATTCCCAACCCTGATTTCTGTAATAGGTACCGAATCGCCAGCCTCTCATGTGAGTCCCGGCGCCACATTTACATATGAATGGGATGTGCCAGAAGATGTGGGTCCCACCGACCAAGACCCAGACTGCTTAACCTGGCTTTATTACTCAGCTGTGGATGCAGTCAGAGACACCAGCTCTGGCCTTGTGGGGCCTCTCCTAGTGTGCAGGAAAGGAGCTCTGCTTTCTTCTGGGAAACAGGTCagtcaaagaagaaaaatggaaacatttgcATTGCCACAGCTGAATCTGCTTTCTCTTCTCAGACTGCACCACCTCCTCTCCACATTACAGTTTCACCAGTGTCCTAAGGGGAATAAACAACGTGAAGAAAGTAGGGTTGGTTTTCAATATGGCTCCAGATAGACAGTCACTGCTATGTGAAAACACCACTGTCATGAGCTGCTACTGGCATTCAAGTCTCAGATAGGCTGAGAATCTCTAGGAAAATGTAGAGATTTTAAAGCTCAAATACAAACTCGGTTCCAGAGGTGGTCGTTGCTGATAGAATGAACATTAGCAGTAGATACTTAGTTACCAGATACAGCAATTACAGAGCTTTGAAATTATCAGAATGCAGTATCAATGTATGCATTTACTCTATTTTGTGACTTGTACTCATAAAATATTGCAACATAGGAGTTTTCCCCCTGACATTTTCTGTTCATTCATTTCTACTTTCCCTTCTACTATTTCTTCCCAACAGAAACACGTGAACATGGAGttttttctacttgccacaGTATTTGATGAGAATCTGAGCTGGTATTTGGATGATAATATTTTGATGTTTACACTAAGTCCTGATAAAATTGACAAAGATGATGAAGACTTCCAAGAGTCTAACAAAATGCACTGTAAGAAAATTATAAGTTagtgaaatattaatttctgcAGTAAGGTTTTTACTTTAATGGTTTCATGTTTGAGGAAGGAAAGCTGTATAGTGCAGACACCTTTCATTCCTTTCcagtgggaaaaaaccccaaacatttcaGTGCAATTCAGTTTCAACCAAATGTGGTAGTTTAAAGTACAATGCCAGCTGTTCAAAGTGTTGCATGACAGTTGAGGATTTAGCATGGTTATGTACCACTTTGAGCAGATAGAAAGAAGAATTGGGTCTTCAGCCTGTATGCAACACTATGAGTGCAACCAGTCAGCAAGACAAGACTGACCTCTGCTTTGCAGATGGTGTAGTTGAAAGGAGGTTTTTCACAGAGTTTCAGTGAAATTGAGGCTGGatgggacctctggagatcacctGGTCCGACATCCTGCTCAAGTAGGGCCACCCAGAGCCACTTGCCCAAGACCATGCCCTGATGACTTTTGAATACCTtcaaggatggagactccaccatctctctgggcagcctctgccagtgCTTGGTCAGCCTCACAGCGTTTCCTGATCTTTGGAGGGAGTCTCCTGTGTGTCATTTGGTGTCTGTTAGTGTCAGCAGGGCTTCTGTCCCTATCGCTGGGTGCCACTgggaagagcctggctccatcctcttggCACTCTCCCTGAAGGTGTTTGTACAGGTGGGTGAGATCCCCCaagctgccccttcttcaggCTGAAGGGTCatcacagctccctcagcctttccctgtaGGAAGAGATGGTTCCTTGTCTCTTCATCATCCTTGTGGCCCTTTGTTGCCCTCTGTCCAGTGTGTTCATGTCTTCCAAACGAGGGAGCCCAgcactcagcacagccctgcaggcgcggcctcagcagtgctgagcagagggcagggatcCCCTCCCTCCATCTGCCAGCTAGACTTTGCCTCAGGATGGCTCTTTGCTTCTTTAATAGGGCAGAACTGAGTTTCACACTGATCGTGTTTTAGTactgcagaaatgtttttcaagcTCCATGGGAAAGAGATGTTTTTACCCTCAGGCCCTAACTCTGCTAGTAAGACCTAATCTTTAAACATATTTGTTTTATGCATTTTGAAAACAATTCCCCTCAGGCCCTTCCTGTTTACAGAGTCTTGGTGCTGAGCATTCAGTAGTACCTGAGAAGCCCAGGATTTGAAAGTTTTGCAAAGGGCTGTCCAGAAAGGGTTAGTAACTCAAATGAAAAAACCCCTCTGATTGCCTCCACTCTACACCTGCAGGGTGTTGCAGGGTATAAAACAGGATCTTTTATGCATCCTGTATGCATGACAAGTAGAAAGCAGGGAAATTTCCAGTCGGCCAAGGTAGTGATATGTGCTGTGGACATTGAAAAGGGAAACTGTTGAAAATTAAACACTGGGGTTTAAAAGTTGTTTTGCTTGAATTGATTCTTTAGTTTTGTTAATGTGATAAAAGTTTTTTATTATTGATATTTCAGTCAGTCTAAGGCATGACATTACATCTGAAGTGTTTATTAGTTAATCTCTATTTCAGAATTAAGTAGTATATTAATCAAggtggcttttgctttctcaAATCTTCTATAGCCATTAATGGTTATATGTATGGAAATCAGCCTGGTCTGGAGATGTGTAAAGGAAGTGTTGTTTCCTGGCATTTGATGGGCTTGGGTTCAGAAGTTGATGTCCATGGGATATACTTCTCAGAAAACACATTTGTAACTAAAGGAACAAGAAGGGATACAGCAAATCTGTTTCCACATACAGTTCTTACAGCTATTATGAAGCCTGATTCTGAAGGTAAATGTCTTATTTAAAAATCCTGTTACTAATGCAGCAACTGTTACCTATGAATGCTTTGTGCATAGAGACAAGCTTTAAGTAGGTGGTATATTGATCCTGGTGCTAAAACTATGCACAGTTGTGTTTGAAGGGCAGCAAACTGTAAGGACTTATGTTCTTAATGCTAAATCCTTGATTTTCCTAGCTCCTCTGTATGCTGAATTTTATTACTACAAGTAGCCATGCTGCACAAAGATTTTGGACAGCATGAGATAATTGTATTAAATGAGATAATTATATTAAGATATTGCTTATATGAGCAATAATCTGTGTCTCAGTCTCCCCAAGTCTTTGTTTCATTTATGACCCCTAGGAGTTTTTGAGGTGTCCTGCCTGACAGCAGACCACTACACTGGGGGCatgaaacagaaatacaaagtGAAAAAATGCCACCGGTGGAATGTAGATTTATCTATGTATTTGCATGAAAAGATTTACTACATTGCTGCAGTGGAAGTTGAATGGGACTATTCTCCTAACAGGACATGGGAATTCGAGCGGCATCAATACCATGAGGAAAGGTACTTCAGAATATACacggggaaaaaaatgcaaaacaaaagtgAAGGAGCAACTCACTTCTCCTCTGAAACTTTTCCTCTTCCAAACATTTCTAGACACACTTTCTTTTCACAAACATATTTTGGGTTCACTCGAatttctccttccccagcagtgctgccatgtAACTGAGCCAGACAGCATAATGCTTGAGAAATCACACAGATCTTCTGTGGGACAGGTGTAGATTTTAATGGATCCTGGATAACGCACGTGCATGTTATTTACTGATGTTGGTAGTCCTTGACGTGGAAAGCTTAAAATGTTCATTGTCATTTTATCTACGATGACTATGTCCTGATAAACAAGGTCTTTATCTCATGTTTATTTGTAGTCTGAGTAAGGTTCTTTGACCCCTCTCAATTTCATGAGCTTACACAAGATATATTCATGAATGAATTCACTGATCATGAAGCTTCTTGTCTTGGTGTTTTATTTCCAGTATTTGAATCTCAGTGAGAGAGAACTGATTGGATAAACTAATTCATGCCAATTAGCAGAAAAGGCTAAACAAGAATGATGAATTTCTGTGTTCTACCTGAATAACTTGAGTAGCAGATTATAACTGTATTTTGTTACTAACTtaattgtattttcttcttttttcctcagtttgaTAGTACATATTTTGCCCTGTATACCAGTGGACTCTGACATAATTCTAAGCACAAGTAATATGGACTATGCTGTTACCAGACTTTTCCCCCCCATATTGTGTCCACTCCCCATGCAGTTCAGGTTTACAAGTTTTAGGCTTCATTTCAGACGTACACTGAAGTTGCCAAAGGCTCTGTTTTTCAGTGTGCAAGTTGCTGTGTGTCTTCATGCAATTTGTGGCATTTGCCAGGCCAAGCACTCAGCATTTTTTCAAGTACCATAGACTTGATCTATTTATAGTGGGGTTTTTAACCTTCTAAAGGGGAACCTCCCAGCTTAACGTTTTCATGTTGAAGATACTTGCAGTTTATGAGATTACTGTTTCAGTTTATGAGATTACTATTTCTTTTGAGCCAGATTCTTGCTTGATAGTTAATTGACATACCTGCAAAAGATGGTCTAAAATACATGAAGGaatgcatttctttcttcttttggcagccctggcaatccatttttaaataaagatgacaaattcattGGCTCAAAGTACAAAAAAGTAGTATATCGTGACTACACTGATCAGACATTCAGTACTCCCAAAACCAGagcaaaggagcagcagcacctggaaatTCAAGGTAAAGTCATCATGttcagttttaaaaatgcaaaattgcAGTCACACAAATCAAAAGATACTATTTGAATAATATTGAGTGCAGTTCTACCCACAAAAAATTGCCTCAATCTAAATGGAAAACCTACTTGGAACTGCTACTTTTACTGCAGTGCTTTCCCTGCAAGATAGCATTGCTTGCtctacaaggaaaaaaaacccttttggtTTGCTGCTTGGTCAGAGATTCTAAGTCAGCATAAAACTGGGCAGCAACATCCAAACTGACTTCAGGTTCACAGTAAGTGTTCAGAACTTGAGATGTAGAGGCCTAAATTTAACATCTCAAGTTGGCATGTCATAATGAACATTTTCTTTATACAGTTTTCATCTGACTTATAAGCCAATGTTGTGAATTGGAACACAACAAACTGGCTGTCCGTTCTGATGTTTTGTAAAACCAAGTTAATCTTTCTTTTCAATCCAACAGGGCCACTGCTTGTGTCAAACACTGGAgataaaattataatattttttaaaaacttagCATCAAGACCTTATTCTATCCATGCCCATGGAGTGAAAACAGACAGTTCTGTTGTTGCTGTGACTAACCCAGGTATCAAACCAcccttttttatttccagcaggTAACATCAAGACTTCTGGTAAGGTTTAGCAAGCTTCCAGAAGCAGGATAAACATAATTTTTGTTCGTCTTGCCTCAAGTTCTTAAATTTTTGATGCTGATTGTGACAAATATTTCTATAGTTCAAATGCCCCTCATAATTATTTCTGTGTGTCTTAGCCCTTGACTGATCAGTAATTTTCTGATACAAAAAAAGGCTGCACCTTTCATGAAAGCAAACGGGTTTGGCTCCATAGGGAAAGCATAGCTTATGCCATTACTTCTCAATTTCTTCTGTGATCTTTACAAAATATTCAACCGATGGTTAAGTATGGTGAACAGGACAGTGCagacacactcacacacacaaaaccattGTCAGGAAGAATCATGGATCTGCAGAAGGGGCCATCAGCTAGCCAGTGCAGTAAATGGAGGGAAGGGGAACTTCAAGACAAATATAATAAGCTGTAAATGGAAATAACATCTGCTTCATGATGACCACCTGGGTCAGCACATTGAAAACTTCAAAAATTAATTGATACTTATTTAATTCAGGTGATACAACAATGTATGTTTGGAAAATCCCAGAGAGATCTAGTCCTGGGAAAGGAGATTCACACTGTATTGCGTGGCCATACCATTCAACAGTGGACATCGTTAAGGTATATTATTGATACCAGTTTTGTTTGTGTCTCCAACATAGATATAGTCAACGTAGATGAGTTTGaaaacttttctgctttctctgctaAGGTATTTCCCCTATTACCATACCTTTGAATTTATATGCTTCTTGAAGGCAAGTTGAAAGAACATCAGGGCAGAAATTCAATGCTACAGACATTCATGGTTTTCTTCCTGATTGTTCTGCTGTTAGTATAGATCATCTCACATTCCCTTCTTAAAGCTAACACTTCATCGCTTGCTCAATATCTATCGGTCATCTGGGGGAAAACTAAAATGCAACTATGAAACACAACTCTGCCATTTTTTACCAAACATGAATTAGCTTAACATagtatttttaatggaaatgaaTGTATTCTTGCCATTGTCTCAATAAATACAAACAGTGTCAACAAGTATATTTTGAATGGAAATCAAGctcaaaattataaaaatagttTGAAAAAAGACCAGTAAATTAATATGGAAGAAATGTTTATAACAAGAGATGAAAATAAAGCAGTCTTCATTGAACTTGATTTCTGCGTAACATGTAACAGTGGAGAAATAACTTTCTTTGACATTGGCTTCTCTTCTTCCCAGATACTGATAGCTGTGAAGATAGTAAAAGGATTCCTGCATGTCATGGAAAGTACTTCTGTTTAGTTATATCTTCCAGTTATGTGGGTTTTCATTTGTCATTTCAGGACACTTATAGTGGATTACTAGGCACACTCCTTGTGTGTCACAGACATTACCTGCCATCATTCCATACTAAAAAGAAACTTCAGTTTGCTCTTCTCTTTATGGTTTTTGATGAAAATGAGTCATGGTACTTGgatgaaaacattaaaatgtaTTCTACCAACCCACACCTTGTTGACAAAGAGGATGAGAGATTCCTTGAAAGTAATAAAATGCATGGTATGTTTCCCTATTTAGTTCATATAGCTCTGCAAATTCTACAAAATTATGTATTTGAAAGTGTATGTATATAAATTCAACTTTCTCAGCCCCTTGAATTTCCAGTTCCAGGACAGAAGGCCTGAAAAACTTTACTCAAACTTTTTTTGAAAACACTGCTAATGCCAGCGAATGACTTTTTTTTcacaagttaaaaaaatccttaccaACAACAAAATCCCCTGGTATATTATTATGTTGAAGTTTTAgtaaagaaagaataaaaatgaaattttaagttCTGATTTGATGTCAGCAAACAATTGCTCTGGATATGTTGGAAACTCTATGTGAATCCTGAAAGCATGTCTTTGTAAAGCTTACTCTTCTACAAAGATTGACAGGAACTGCAGATCTTTAAATAAAGACCTGCAATTCCCACAGCTCTTTAAAAACTGCAACATTAGCAATGATGTACagcaaagacattttctttATTACGTCTTTCTTTCTGGTTTAATGGGGAACATAAACACAGCCATTCATCATGTACCCTCCAAAGCCATTACTTTTATTTGGCATTGGCTTTTAAATCTTTCAATCTGTATTATATTAGAGATAACAATACATGATACACAAAATcttatttgttttctctgtcttACTTTCCTTCTTTTTAGCCATTAACGGAAAGGTGTTTGGAAATTTGCACGGCCTGACCATGCATGTTGGAGATGATGTCAGCTGGTATCTGATGGGAATGGGCAATGAGATAGACATTCACACAGTACACTTCCACGGCCACAGCTTTGACTACAAGGTATCAGGTCTTTTTCTTGCTGTGTTAAGAATGAGAGGTAAGTCAAATATCAGGGACTGTTATCTGTGGTGAAAAGTCATCTTGCAATATTAAGCAGGGCTTGTACTTTGACCGTAAGGGTTTTATGCCTCAAACCTGTATTTGATCAACATACAGGAGCCAGAGAATAtctgcagcagcatttgctCACTGGTAAcctcagaaattatttcaataagATAGCTGTGAATTTTTCATGGCTGTGGTAAGACAAAAGCTATagttttccttcatttccaCTTAGTTGCTAGTTTATTAAACTTTGGAGCATGAAGTGGATGTACAAAGTGATGTTTCAGCAGAAATGATACACAGAACGTGTGCTTAACACAGTTTAACTGTCGCTTCATTTTGTCTTGAAGCAAACAGGGGTTTACCGGGCCGATGTCTTTGATCTGTTCCCTGGGACAGCTCAAACTGTGGAAATGACCCCAGAGAACCCTGGAACCTGGCTGTTGCATTGTCATGTTACCGACCACATCCACGCAGGCATGGAAGCGACCTACACCGTACTCCCAAAGGAAGGTAAGAGGCACCGAGCTTGGTAACGTTTGTTATGTTTTAAGATGCACAATGGGGCTCACAGACAGGCCAGCATACTTAGAACCAGTTCAGGTTCCAGCAGTATTCCATGTCTAGAAGCCAAGATGTTGCAGGCAACCTGGTCATACTTCCTTCAGCACTGCTCAGGAAAATGAAGTAGTTAAAGGACTGGATGATAACTGACTATTACTTCAACTTACCATCCATGATATCTAcatgacagatttttttatttaaaaagaattcTTCATGAGACAGAGTATTTCTGTACCCAGTAGTGACAGACTTCATCTCAATCTTTGTTAAAACAAGCAACACTGATAAATACAGATGAATTCATCATCCCCATACAGCTGAAGTACTGAAAAACTAAAATAGTGTTTACTTTCTCAAGGGTATGTTGTAGTTTTACGGACACTATTACCTTGCTCTGGCAATATCACCAGTGAAAAAACTTGAATTTTGAAGAAAAGTTACTGTTTCTAAAAAGTTAATTCAATTTTAAAACCAACATTTTTCGGTACTCAAAAGACAGAGCAAAACAGGTATTGAGAGAAAGAGAACAGtagaaataattcaaaatatgtgatgtatgtatatatatacaacCATGCGATTTACATTTTAGCTAtactaaaaaatacagaatgcaATGTTAAACAGAAAATCTAATTCTATTTGATAAACCACTGGAATATGAAACAGAACCTAATTCAATTTTATAAACACTAAAACTGAGTATGTTACAGAGTATGTTATGCCAGATGTCCAGACAATAACAAAGCTCATTTAAGAGTATACAGAAAGACATGTAAAAACAGACTTTCAATTTGGATCAGCAGtacatcagattttttttattattaaccATCTAGACTGCATTGAAATGTAACCCTCATTGCATCTTAAAGTCGTTTTTAAATCTAACTCACAATGTCCAGAACATACTTGAACCCCCTGTGCTCATTTTGGACTCTGCTGGCCGCATGCACAGACTATTCTTTTGATGAAATGTACAATAAAGCTATTTTTCTCCCTCTAGACACGCAGTCTCTGTTCCCAAGATTATTCAATCAGTTCAAGCGTAAAGGCGTGCCAGGCACTCAAGAATGATGAAAGCATTTTACCACAGTGATACTCCAAAGTCTACCTTAATTTCTTGGAAAATATTCTTCTGGACCACTCATCTCTGCACAGTTTGGAAGATTTCACATAATGGCCGTGGCTAAGAAAAGAACCACAGACTAAAACAGCTAAATGAATGTAACAGCTTATAAATATATGTTTCTGTAAATGAAAACAGTATCTTGCAAGCGAAACATATTCTAGGTGATGGCTAATGCATGTTATTTAGCAGATGAGGAACACAGAAGAGCTAAtgaaatgtacttttttttaaagtttgcaaATAACCCTGAGTAACAGCACAATTTAGGGTATCAGTCATCATACTGTCACATTTTATTAGTATGTCTGTAGTAAATGTTTAGAAAACAGTTCAGTTGTACTATAGAGTCTCTATTTCCTAGCTGCTTTGGCACCAGAATTAGCTTCAAAACAGATGCTTTGCCTCAGGAAACAGCTGTCCTTCTGCAGTTGACATAAGATGTATGTGAAGGGAGGCTCGCAGTACCTTATAAGGAGTTCTACTGTTTGTTTCATTTACTTTTTCATTACACCACACTGTAGCTGAGTGGACAGCAGGTCCACAGGTCATTGTTTTAGGTCAGCAGCTTCCTCTGGCTGCAGTGAAGAAGATGTGGCAGAAAAAATGCTGCAGTTCCATCTTCTGGTAGAAGACTGAGGAAATCCCTTAGCTCCAGTTCCATTGCAACAATTGATAAAGtttctgctcagagcaggggagaaaatattgttttggtattttgagtttggaacaaagaaaaaaatccaaagcatTAACAAtgtaattattaattaaaataatcaaattatttaaatatcGCAACTGGAATGATATTTGAGACATAGCCATTTGTGCGTAAACACAACTATGGGACATCtaaaaaggaaactgaaattaTGATTTCAATCAAAAACAAGCCTCTATCTAACAAGACACATCGGGTCTACACGTGGCACTAACACTAATGAAGTCTGATCTAGTATTTCACATGTTTTGCATGAAATGCAAAGCAAGCCCTAGAAATCTTATTAGTACCCTCACTCAACACTATCTGTAAAACTGGATGCTCTGCAAGAAGCTTCTCAGACCAAGCTGTGTAATGGTATGTTCTTATGCAATTACAACACAGTTACTGCATGAAACAAGTATACTGCATGAAAATAAATCCAAAGAAAAACTGCTGGCACCAGAAACTAGGACTTTACAAGAACTGTGCTGCACAATGCAACGCCACAATGCTGTTTTTCTCAGGCATTCCAATAGCATACTTTGAACAGTATATGTGCTTTATTTAATATTCCTAATTTCTCAAAACAATCACACTGGCCCCTCAGCTATACACaatattattaatttcttaCAAATGTGTAATGATAGGACTACAGAACTACTAGGGTGAATTTCTCTACTTTTAGTATTAACATACTGTTTTCTTTAGTCTATGAACTAATCATCAACACACACTTAAGCCTCCCCTGTGTTATCACCAACAGCCTATTACCTAAGAATGATATAGTCATTTAGCCTAGAAAAAAACAATCAGAATTAGTTCTGTTTAGTAGGCTTTTTAAATTGTCTATTCCTTACCTATACAGAAAGAGTATGATTACAACAATTTACCTGTTTTCAATACAAAATTAATGCCCTGATTTTTATGAGGCTACACTGTCTACATTGCAGAACTCTAATGACCAAATAGGCTGTTATTGCTACCGCTACTGCATTAGCTTTAACTGAAGAAAAAGACcccttttttttcaaattatcaTCTCAGTAGTCCTTAGTCTGAACAGTTATTAAGAATGTTAGCTGATGAACATAGCCTTCTAGAGTTGAGTCACAACCAGTTGATTTACCTTTGAGTGATGAAATAAGAACGGGGCAGTCATTTCCAGTAAGTCTAGTTCTCTTGCAAAGTTCAGGAAGCAGCTTGTTCCACCACAGAGCCTAATCCACAAAATCCAACAGTAAACGCATAAATGAACAAGGACTGAAATTAAGAGTATGAAAGACCTGCTAAAAATAACCTGAACTAAGCTCAGATGTGTACAAATACAACTCAGTTATTATGAACTCAGTAATTCGTTTATATAATGCTTAGAAATGCAGTGATTTTGCATATGTTGTGTTTTTCAATCTTCAGTGTAACTTTTTTCTGCACTTTATACAGTGTCCCTCATACCTCTATAGAACAAAGTTTAGAAGACAAAAACAGTCACCTAATTAGCAATACCAATTCAGTCAGAGAATTTTTTCTCTCAAAACAGCTTGATGGAAAGTGGTGAATAGCATTGCTCTGTCTCCTGACCTGATGTATCTCATTTCAACAGCTGAATTAGTAAATTAGGTTTTGTGCACAATTTTGTAGGTAAGAATGGAGAGAAGGAAAGGTATTTATTTCCTCCTTTAAAACTGGTAACTATTTTCTTTCACTTGTGTTCAGATGCAGTATAGCAACCTCACATTCTACTCTAATGTGGGAACAATCACAGAAACGATTTCCAGATCTGAATAAAAAGCTCAAATCTGGTTCTGAATAGAGTTCTAGTACACCTGTCTGATAGAGATCACATTTCCTGACTCTGGTCAGCAGAGCTCCATACAATTGATTGAGTTGCTGCGCTGGGAAATGAAAAT
The nucleotide sequence above comes from Ammospiza caudacuta isolate bAmmCau1 chromosome 11, bAmmCau1.pri, whole genome shotgun sequence. Encoded proteins:
- the CP gene encoding ceruloplasmin isoform X4, producing the protein MKLFLLICLLVSCCCHAGAVDREYYIGIRETVWNYAPGNANTISGQLFAAEENYTLHPHGVRYTKENEGAFYPDATKDLQKRDDAVAPGGQYTYTWDVTEDQGPAEADADCITRAYHSHIDAPRDVASGLVGPLIICRKDTMNRDTDQHFDAEFILMFSVVDENLSWYLEDNIRTYCFEPSKVDKDDEDFQESNKMHSINGYMYGYLPNLTMCVEDKIKWHLFGMGNEADIHSAYFHGQTLIERHHRVDTISLFPATFIDAVMVPRSPGEWLLSCQVNDHIEGGMQALFKVEDCKKSTPGHSESTKIRQYFLAAEEIIWNYGPSAVNHFTGQELIVDSESHIFFEQSETRIGGSYKKAIYKEYTDGSFTEHKKRLAEEAHLGLLGPVIRAEVGERIRVTFRNKARRPFSIQPHGVRVRRSGAGARFGSGTESPASHVSPGATFTYEWDVPEDVGPTDQDPDCLTWLYYSAVDAVRDTSSGLVGPLLVCRKGALLSSGKQKHVNMEFFLLATVFDENLSWYLDDNILMFTLSPDKIDKDDEDFQESNKMHSINGYMYGNQPGLEMCKGSVVSWHLMGLGSEVDVHGIYFSENTFVTKGTRRDTANLFPHTVLTAIMKPDSEGVFEVSCLTADHYTGGMKQKYKVKKCHRWNVDLSMYLHEKIYYIAAVEVEWDYSPNRTWEFERHQYHEESPGNPFLNKDDKFIGSKYKKVVYRDYTDQTFSTPKTRAKEQQHLEIQGPLLVSNTGDKIIIFFKNLASRPYSIHAHGVKTDSSVVAVTNPGDTTMYVWKIPERSSPGKGDSHCIAWPYHSTVDIVKDTYSGLLGTLLVCHRHYLPSFHTKKKLQFALLFMVFDENESWYLDENIKMYSTNPHLVDKEDERFLESNKMHAINGKVFGNLHGLTMHVGDDVSWYLMGMGNEIDIHTVHFHGHSFDYKQTGVYRADVFDLFPGTAQTVEMTPENPGTWLLHCHVTDHIHAGMEATYTVLPKEDTQSLFPRLFNQFKRKGVPGTQE
- the CP gene encoding ceruloplasmin isoform X2 — translated: MQFSFNLWMRDCKISCGLFPLARASAITCPSIRQAEVFLKRGPHRIGSTYKKAIYIQYTNHLYDVIVEKPSWLGFLGPIIKGEVGDSITIHLKNFASRNYTLHPHGVRYTKENEGAFYPDATKDLQKRDDAVAPGGQYTYTWDVTEDQGPAEADADCITRAYHSHIDAPRDVASGLVGPLIICRKDTMNRDTDQHFDAEFILMFSVVDENLSWYLEDNIRTYCFEPSKVDKDDEDFQESNKMHSINGYMYGYLPNLTMCVEDKIKWHLFGMGNEADIHSAYFHGQTLIERHHRVDTISLFPATFIDAVMVPRSPGEWLLSCQVNDHIEGGMQALFKVEDCKKSTPGHSESTKIRQYFLAAEEIIWNYGPSAVNHFTGQELIVDSESHIFFEQSETRIGGSYKKAIYKEYTDGSFTEHKKRLAEEAHLGLLGPVIRAEVGERIRVTFRNKARRPFSIQPHGVRVRRSGAGARFGSGTESPASHVSPGATFTYEWDVPEDVGPTDQDPDCLTWLYYSAVDAVRDTSSGLVGPLLVCRKGALLSSGKQKHVNMEFFLLATVFDENLSWYLDDNILMFTLSPDKIDKDDEDFQESNKMHSINGYMYGNQPGLEMCKGSVVSWHLMGLGSEVDVHGIYFSENTFVTKGTRRDTANLFPHTVLTAIMKPDSEGVFEVSCLTADHYTGGMKQKYKVKKCHRWNVDLSMYLHEKIYYIAAVEVEWDYSPNRTWEFERHQYHEESPGNPFLNKDDKFIGSKYKKVVYRDYTDQTFSTPKTRAKEQQHLEIQGPLLVSNTGDKIIIFFKNLASRPYSIHAHGVKTDSSVVAVTNPGDTTMYVWKIPERSSPGKGDSHCIAWPYHSTVDIVKDTYSGLLGTLLVCHRHYLPSFHTKKKLQFALLFMVFDENESWYLDENIKMYSTNPHLVDKEDERFLESNKMHAINGKVFGNLHGLTMHVGDDVSWYLMGMGNEIDIHTVHFHGHSFDYKQTGVYRADVFDLFPGTAQTVEMTPENPGTWLLHCHVTDHIHAGMEATYTVLPKEDTQSLFPRLFNQFKRKGVPGTQE